In the genome of Cyclopterus lumpus isolate fCycLum1 chromosome 19, fCycLum1.pri, whole genome shotgun sequence, one region contains:
- the telo2 gene encoding telomere length regulation protein TEL2 homolog: protein MESLAPNTEVRLAVGQCFRTLATSTDTKDIVAALQTLHFYLDEGPESRTTSVQRAEFRRAHFTRTLQFLVSNIQADWLAGLTIAQQTELWDGLFLKGPPEQALLVLMEGIGELRASTHLDHFVSITEKFLLSGRLADLLWSYCLETGPSDSPQLRETLLGRIVALPDVTANRLHLKNKPLFLPQQYYPRLATEMLTALERTCQALKDGTDCSLTFVAQTLGKVCIQGHSGLVLAVMAPRLSVCTLSDMVWQRVCWKLLQNVPQRWMESVLTGLVQAVSGSDALGRIIGNLVLTNKKAQFVITHKLLLLQYKYETQVLRIVLGYLAADTERRPLLIQVLQSVSQTWANPSAVKHTPLEQQLYVSKALLLSVSLLKDSELQELRSELLQCMLGGMQSHLDSSVVRIRRMGMVVGECLSSRMDLNKTKLKFEYDQDEETQELLSLMTPMTGDEPEAEDVNGVDSPQETSETTPSIQNASSQNKSRTAPDSDLDSDDELTPYDMSGDQEISKASPPRYLRDCLETLISSEDPLRVELSLRVAEGLVRKNVFATREVSVQLTKVILHMEDKYSIKGFPSLRQATMVALIVTDCISVTQFLTTEFYSLNYSLRQRLDILEVLTLAAQELYKPIIGKRNPSVGIAAGTDLTPYPGDNPVEWREVVEKRIQSKTKRLRKGATQPPAQATPNRYAPVAGHFFFPLLSNYDKPQVTFDLLGGDHLVLGRLIHTLGLFMHLAVNAPIAAQMGCALLDFVWAVRYHVDQMVRRGVLFAVCSVFLSMPSENLLVDLSDQLFETRTWLADVAEEDPDADCRNLAIQSLVLLDKSLKKQLQGQQALSMES, encoded by the exons ATGGAGTCCCTCGCCCCAAATACTGAGGTTCGCCTGGCAGTGGGCCAGTGTTTCCGGACCCTCGCTACATCCACAGACACCAAAGACATTGTCGCTGCCCTTCAGACACTTCACTTCTACTTGGATGAAGGACCAGAGAGTAGAACCACCTCAGTTCAGCGGGCAGAGTTCAGGCGAGCTCACTTCACCCGTACCCTTCAGTTTCTTGTGAGCAACATCCAGGCTGACTGGCTGGCCGGCCTCACAATCGCCCAGCAAACAGAGTTATGGGATGGCTTGTTCCTCAAAGGCCCTCCAGAGCAGGCGCTGCTGGTGCTGATGGAAGGAATAGGAGAGCTAAG AGCCAGCACACATCTGGACCACTTTGTCAGCATCACTGAGAAGTTCCTTCTAAGTGGTCGACTCGCTGACCTGCTGTGGTCCTACTGTCTGGAGACGGGTCCCTCTGATTCCCCCCAGCTCCGAGAGACACTGCTAGGACGTATTGTGGCGCTGCCGGACGTCACCGCCAACAGGTTACATCTGAAAAACAagcctctttttcttcctcagcAGTACTACCCACGACTGGCCACAGAGATGCTCACTGCCCTGGAGCGGACCTGTCAAGCACTCAAAG ATGGTACAGACTGCTCTTTGACCTTTGTGGCTCAGACACTTGGAAAAGTCTGTATCCAGGGCCATAGTG gTTTGGTGCTGGCAGTGATGGCTCCGCGGCTGTCTGTGTGCACGCTCTCAGACATGGTGTGGCAGAGAGTTTGCTGGAAGCTGCTGCAGAACGTTCCACAGCGATGGATGGAGAGTGTGCTCACTGGGCTGGTGCAGGCCGTCAGCGG ATCCGATGCCTTGGGCAGGATCATTGGGAATTTAGTGTTGACAAATAAAAAGGCCCAGTTTGTCATCACTCATAAGCTGCTgttactgcagtacaagtatgAG ACTCAAGTCTTGAGAATTGTCCTGGGTTACCTTGCAGCAGACACGGAGCGAAGGCCACTGCTCATCCAG gtGTTACAGTCTGTGTCCCAGACCTGGGCTAACCCCAGTGCAGTGAAGCACACACCTCTCGAGCAGCAGCTGTATGTCAGCAAGGCCTTACTGCTGAGTGTTAGTCTGCTGAAAGACTCCGAGCTGCAGGAGCTACGCTCAG AGTTACTTCAGTGTATGCTGGGCGGCATGCAGAGCCATCTAGACAGCAGTGTGGTGCGCATCAGGCGGATGGGCATGGTGGTGGGAGAGTGCTTGAGCTCTCGTATGGATCTCAATAAAACCAAGCTCAAGTTTGAG TACGATCAGGACGAGGAAACTCAGGAGCTGCTTTCTCTGATGACTCCCATGACTGGCGATGAACCCGAGGCTGAGGACGTGAACGG AGTCGACTCTCCTCAAGAGACCAGTGAAACAACTCCATCCATTCAGAATGCATCATCTCAAAATAAGTCAAGAACTGCTCCAGACTCTGACCTGGACAG CGACGATGAGCTCACTCCGTATGATATGTCTGGCGATCAGGAAATAAGTAAAGCATCCCCACCCCGCTACCTACGAGACTGCTTGGAAA CCTTAATTTCCTCTGAGGACCCGCTGCGTGTGGAGCTCAGTTTGAGAGTCGCTGAGGGTTTGGTGAGGAAGAACGTCTTTGCAACCCGAGAG gtCAGTGTCCAGCTGACCAAAGTGATACTTCACATGGAGGATAAATACAGCATAAAGGGCTTCCCGAGTCTCAGACAGGCGACCATGGTGGCGCTCATTGTCACAGACTGTATCTCT GTGACTCAGTTTTTGACCACAGAGTTTTACTCCTTGAACTACAGTCTTCGCCAGCGACTCGATATCTTGGAG gTCCTTACTCTAGCAGCGCAGGAGCTCTATAAGCCGATCATTGGAAAGAGAAACCCATCTGTGGGTATTGCTGCCGGCACTGATTTGACTCCGTATCCTGGTGACAACCCCGTTGAGTGGCGAGAAGTCGTAGAGAAGCGGATTCAAAGCAAGACAAAACGCCTCAGGAAG GGTGCCACACAACCTCCAGCTCAGGCCACCCCGAACCGTTACGCCCCTGTTGCTGGACacttcttttttcctctgctCAGCAATTATGACAA GCCTCAAGTGACTTTTGACCTGTTGGGTGGTGACCATCTCGTACTGGGCAGGTTGATCCACACCTTGGGCCTCTTCATGCATCTAGCAGTCAATGCACCG ATAGCTGCACAGATGGGTTGTGCTTTACTGGACTTTGTGTGGGCGGTGCGCTATCATGTTGACCA GATGGTGAGACGAGGCGTCCTCTTCGCGGTTTGCTCTGTGTTTCTGAGCATGCCCAGTGaaaacctgctggtggacctcaGTGATCAGCTGTTTGAGACCAGAACTTGGCTAgcag ATGTGGCTGAAGAAGACCCTGATGCAGATTGCCGAAATCTGGCTATACAGAGTTTGGTACTGCTGGATAAGAGCCTCAAGAAACAGCTACAAGGTCAACAAGCACTGAGCATGGAGTCATGA